CAGGCCCAGCGAGTGGCCGTCGCCCGCGCCCTGCTCTCTCCTTGCCACTTTTTGTTACTGGATGAGCCTGCTGCCAGCCTCGATGCCCACAGCGAACAGCGCGTTATGCAGGCGTTGACGGAAGCCGCAACCCACCAGACCACGCTGATGGTCACGCATCAGTTAGAAAATCTCGCCGAATGGGATGCCGTTTGGGTCATGCATCAAGGCCAAATCGTCGAGCAGGGTTCGTTTGCCGAGCTCGCTGAAGCACAGGGGCACTTTGCGCACCTGCTTGCCCATCGTCAGGAGGAGATTTAAATGCGCGTTTTAGCCCCGTACCTGGCGCTGTATAAGCGCCATAAATGGCTGCTCTCCCTCGGCGTTGTGCTCGCGATTATCACCCTGCTGGCCAGCATTGGTCTGCTGACGCTCTCGGGCTGGTTCTTGTCAGCTTCTGCCGCCGTCGGTTTTGCGGGCGCCTACACCTTTAACTATATGTTGCCTGCCGCAGGCGTACGTGGGGCCGCCATCATTCGTACCGCGGGGCGCTATTTCGAGCGTCTGGTCAGCCACGATGCGACTTTCCGCGTGTTGCAGCACCTGCGCGTGTCCACGTTCAGCAAGCTGCTACCGCTCTCCCCTGCCGGGCTGGCGCGTTTCCGTCAGGGTGAATTGCTCAACCGCGTGGTAGCAGATGTCGACACCCTCGATCATCTTTACCTGCGCGTGATTTCCCCGCTGATTGGGGCGCTGGTCGTCATTCTGGTCGTCTCGTTCGGCCTGAGTTTTCTTGACCTGACGCTGGCCCTGACCCTCGGCGGCATTATGTTGCTGACGCTGTTCCTGCTGCCGCCATTGTTTTACCGGGCCGGAAAACCGACCGGTGAGAAACTGACGCAGCTTCGCGGTGAATACCGCCAGCAGCTCACGTCCTGGCTGCACGGCCAGGCTGAACTGAGCATTTTCGGTGCGAGCACGCGCTATCGCGAGCAAATGGAACAGACGGAGCTGAGCTGGCACGAGGCGCAACGCCGTCAGTCCGAGCTGACCGCCCTTTCTCAGGCGCTGATGCTGCTGATGGGTGCTGCGGCGGTGATTGTGATGCTGTGGATGGCGGCAGGTGGTGTGGGCGGTAATAGCCAGCCAGGCCCGTTGATCGCACTGTTTGTGTTCTGCGCACTGGCCGCGTTTGAAGCGCTGGCCCCGGTAACCGGCGCATTCCAGCACCTTGGACAGGTCATGGCTTCCGCTGTGCGGATAACCGAACTCACCGGGCAACAACCCGAAGTCACATTCCCGGAGACGGCTTCTGACGTACCGCAGCGCGTGAGCCTGACGCTGAAAAATGTCAGCTTCACCTACCCGCAGCAGACACAGCCCGCGCTGGCGAATCTGAATTTACGCGTCAACGCCGGAGAACATGTTGCTATTCTGGGCCGTACCGGCTGCGGTAAATCGACACTGTTACAGCTGCTGACTCGCGCGTGGGATCCGCAAAGCGGAGAACTACTGCTGAACGAGCACCCGATTTCGGCGATGGATGAAATGACGCTGCGCCGCACCATGAGCGTGGTTCCGCAACGCGTGCACCTTTTCAGCGCCACGCTGCGGGATAACCTGCTACTGGCGGCCCCGAACGCAACGGATGACGCGCTAAGCGCTGTTCTGGTGCGCACTGGTCTGGAAAAATTGCTCGACGATAGCGGGCTGAACAGCTGGCTCGGTGAAGGCGGCCGTCAACTCTCCGGCGGCGAACTGCGACGCCTGGCGATTGCCCGCGCCCTGCTGCATGATGCGCCGTTGATGCTGCTCGACGAACCGACCGAAGGACTTGATGCCACTACGGAAAGCCAAATCCTTGATTTACTGGCCGATGTGATGCGTGACAAAACCGTGCTGATGGTAACCCACCGCCTGCGCGGGCTGGCTCGTTTTGAGCAAATAATTGTGATGGACAACGGCCAAATTATTGAGCATGGTAATCACGCAGAATTGCTGGCCCAACAAGGGCGTTATTACCAGTTCAGACAGCGTCTGTAGACTACTATTCACTATTATTAGGCTCATCAGGCGTGGAGTTGTGAAGTATGCGGCTGGTCCAGTTGTCACGTCATTCTATAACCTTCCCGTCGCCGGAAGGTGCCTTGCGCGAGCCTAATGGTTTGCTCGCGCTGGGTGGCGATCTCAGCCCGGCGCGACTGCTCATGGCCTATCAGCGCGGTATCTTTCCCTGGTTTTCTCCCGGCGATCCGATTTTGTGGTGGTCGCCTGACCCTCGTGCCGTTCTATGGCCTGACACGTTTCATGTCAGCCGCAGCATGAAACGATTTCATAAATCGTCCCCTTTTCGCATCACGCTCAATCATGCTTTCGGCAAGGTAATTGAAGGCTGTTCTGCCGATCGCGATGAAGGCACGTGGATTACCGAAAGCATTGTGCAGGCCTATCACCGCCTGCATGAACTGGGACACGCGCATTCGGTTGAGGTGTGGCTGGGAAGTGAGCTGGTGGGTGGTATGTACGGCGTGGCACAAGGCGCGCTGTTCTGCGGTGAGTCGATGTTCAGCCGGGCGGAAAATGCCTCAAAAAGCGCACTGCTCGTTTTCTCGCAGGCATTTGCCGCACAGGGCGGGAAACTGATGGATTGTCAGGTGCTTAATAATCATACCGCGTCGCTGGGTGCGATTGAAATTCCCCGCCGCGAATACCTGGAATACCTCGCAGAATTACGTACGCAGCCGCTGCCAGGGCACTTTTGGGTCCCTCGTACGCTCTTTTCACCCACAGTGTAAATGTTTTCGGCACATTTATTGTCAAGGTGATATAATTGCGTCGGAAGTCGTTTCTGCCTGTTGCCCCGCCATCGTTTCAGGAATATCCCCTATACGTTTGCGCTCGTCATACAGTCTTTGTGTATGACAGACGGGTAATGCGCAAAAACGATCTCTTTTTACCCTACACACCGGCATAAGGCCGAAAGATGACGGGTAAATCTTTACTTAATTGCTGAATTTCGGCATTATCTTGCCGGTTCAAAACTATGGTAGTGATACCCCCCCGAGGACTAGATGGCCAAAGAAGACAATATTGAAATGCAGGGTACCGTTCTCGATACGTTACCTAACACTATGTTCCGCGTAGAGCTTGAAAACGGGCACGTGGTAACTGCGCATATCTCCGGAAAAATGCGTAAAAACTACATCCGCATTCTGACGGGCGACAAAGTGACTGTTGAGTTGACCCCGTACGACCTGAGCAAAGGCCGCATTGTCTTCCGTAGTCGCTAATCGCTAAACGGCCCGCTGGGCACGTTAATGCTGAAAGGTCGGGAATCCCCCGACCTTTTTCAATTCTGGGCGCTAATGCGCTTTATGCGTGGCCTCCGGCCTGCAAACACTCTCCTACCTCGCCAGCCCCATACTATTGATATGCTCCGCCGTAAGAACAATCATCAGCTTGTGAACTGCCGCGGTGATAGATAATCACCAGTGTAAATCATAACTTATTGTTCTT
This DNA window, taken from Scandinavium goeteborgense, encodes the following:
- the cydC gene encoding heme ABC transporter ATP-binding protein/permease CydC, with the translated sequence MRVLAPYLALYKRHKWLLSLGVVLAIITLLASIGLLTLSGWFLSASAAVGFAGAYTFNYMLPAAGVRGAAIIRTAGRYFERLVSHDATFRVLQHLRVSTFSKLLPLSPAGLARFRQGELLNRVVADVDTLDHLYLRVISPLIGALVVILVVSFGLSFLDLTLALTLGGIMLLTLFLLPPLFYRAGKPTGEKLTQLRGEYRQQLTSWLHGQAELSIFGASTRYREQMEQTELSWHEAQRRQSELTALSQALMLLMGAAAVIVMLWMAAGGVGGNSQPGPLIALFVFCALAAFEALAPVTGAFQHLGQVMASAVRITELTGQQPEVTFPETASDVPQRVSLTLKNVSFTYPQQTQPALANLNLRVNAGEHVAILGRTGCGKSTLLQLLTRAWDPQSGELLLNEHPISAMDEMTLRRTMSVVPQRVHLFSATLRDNLLLAAPNATDDALSAVLVRTGLEKLLDDSGLNSWLGEGGRQLSGGELRRLAIARALLHDAPLMLLDEPTEGLDATTESQILDLLADVMRDKTVLMVTHRLRGLARFEQIIVMDNGQIIEHGNHAELLAQQGRYYQFRQRL
- the infA gene encoding translation initiation factor IF-1 encodes the protein MAKEDNIEMQGTVLDTLPNTMFRVELENGHVVTAHISGKMRKNYIRILTGDKVTVELTPYDLSKGRIVFRSR
- the aat gene encoding leucyl/phenylalanyl-tRNA--protein transferase, with protein sequence MRLVQLSRHSITFPSPEGALREPNGLLALGGDLSPARLLMAYQRGIFPWFSPGDPILWWSPDPRAVLWPDTFHVSRSMKRFHKSSPFRITLNHAFGKVIEGCSADRDEGTWITESIVQAYHRLHELGHAHSVEVWLGSELVGGMYGVAQGALFCGESMFSRAENASKSALLVFSQAFAAQGGKLMDCQVLNNHTASLGAIEIPRREYLEYLAELRTQPLPGHFWVPRTLFSPTV